Genomic segment of Wolbachia endosymbiont (group A) of Longitarsus flavicornis:
GCTTTCTGACATTAGCATCTTCAATTCTGCGAGACACTCCACCTTTACTCATGGAATTTGGCATGAAAACACAGTATCTACCCACTAAAGTTATGTATGTTGTAAATGAAGCTCCTTTATTGCCTCGTTCCTCTTTAGTTAGCTGAACCAATACTTTTTGATTTACTGAAATAACATCTTGTAATTTGTATTTTTTATATAAAGGTACCTCTCTTACAAAACCACTACCTGACTCGTTGACATTCTTACTAGCTGCAGAATCTGAAGAGACATTTGCTATGGTATCGTTCCCTTTTTCTGTATAATCGTCATTTGAGTAGCTCTCAAAGAGAGTTTCCTTTTCTTTTTCTGGAATATTGAAGTAATCTAGAGATATCTCGGAAAAAGACAAAAAACCTTGCTTATTTTTTCCATATTCGATAAATACGGCTTGCAAAGAAGGCTCTATACGCTTTATATAAGCAACGTATATATTACCTCTTAATTGTTTTTTTTCCTTGAATTCTTGTTCAAATTCTACAACCTTATTATTAACTGATAAGGCAACTCTTACCTCATTAGAACAGGTAGAATTTTCTATCAATAATAACCTTTTACCACTATTTGCCACTTATTTACCGTTTGCTTTTCATTCTGAAGTTAACTTCATGCTACTTAATGCACTGTTGATTGTCAAGAATTTTACGATCTGCATTATTCGGTTGACTTTTAGTGTTTTGCGTAATAAACTCGCATAGAATTTATTATATCATTATAAGTATGGCGAAAAAAAATGCTTCTTTGCTCGTTAAGTTAGTTAGCACTGCAATCAAGACAACAAAAACTGGTGAAGAAAAATCAACAGGTTATTTTTATGTAAAAAAGCGTAATCCAAAAAAGCTCACCAAAAAACTGGAGTTTAGGAAGTATGACCCAGTAGTCAGAAGGCATGTGTTATTTAAAGAAGAAAAACTAAAGTAATTTTTTTATAAGGGATTTTATTATTATGCAAAATTTACAATTAAGTTATCCTATAATAGTAGAGTTGGGGGATGTGAAAGATACAAAACTGAAATTAATAAAGATCATTGCACAATTAATAAGTAAGAAGTACACAACACAGAAAAAAGCAGCAAACGCTCTAAAGATTGATCAACCTAAAGTATCTCAAATCAATAGGTCAAAAATCGAAGGGTTCTCCTTAGAATACTTGCTTAACTTATTGATTGTATTGGGCCAAGACATAAACGTAAGAATAAAGCATAATTCTAAACCTGCATAATATGGTATCCGTTCAGCCAATGGCGTCAACTTAAGGAAAAATATCAGCGATAGTGTATAAAATTTCTCTCTAAAACTTTTACCATTAAATTATCCAGAAGCCGCAGGAAACAGCACTTTTGTTTCTATTTTATTTCAACAAAGAAGTTTAAAATGTGTCCTTTTTAGGTGAAACATGCAAAAAGGAAAAATTTTATTCTACAAATTAAAAATATAATATACTCGAAAGCTTTTCAGAGAATCCATTGTGTTGGAAAAAACAGTTTTACACGAACAAGAAAACTTCCTTTTTCGACAGTATTTTCTATGATTTTAAAGTTAGTTAAAAAAAGTTTGGGAATAGAATGTGAACTTATGGAGCCATTGACATGTAAAACTCCACCCTCAAAGCAAGCTTTTTCTAAAGCAAGGTATAAGATTTGCCATACAGGCTTTCAAGAATTATTAGAGCTAAGCATCCAAACAGCCTATCAGGATGAACCTGAGTATGGAACTTGGAGAGGCTATAGACTTATTGCAGCAGATGGTTCTGGTATGAGATTACCCAGCTCTGAGGAAATTGTATCCGAGTTTGGCCGCTTTAAACCAAATGGAACAACAGGCACAATGCCACCATTGGCAATTTGTTTGTTGATTTGTGTACTTCGCTGATTTGTAGTGCTCGTCTTGCGGCTTGGAATATAGGTGAACAAACGTTGGCGGAAGAGCAATTACCCGAAGTTATCACTCAAATGCGTTCATTAAATCAAAAGAAATTATTATTTATCTATGATCGTGGTTATCCTTCAGTAAAATTCATTCAGCAGCATTATGATTTGGAAGTAGATTTTATTTTTCGCTTGCAAAAAAGAAATTATAGCAAGCTATGGGAACGAATTGCATCTGGAGAATTAGATTTCGATTTTATATTAGAAAATGAAAAGCTAAAAAATAAAATGAAAGGACAGAAAGTAAGAGTTATAGTGCTGACATTAGCCAACGGAGAAACAGAGGTATTGATTACTTCACTTTTTGACCGAGTAAAATTTACTTTGGAAGATATCAGCAAAGCTTATGTGTTAAGGTGGCATATAGAGGAGTGCTATAAACGACTCAAAATAGGTGCAGAATTAGAGAATTTTTCTGGCGTAAATTTAGAGGCTGTATTACAAGAATTTTGGGCAAACTTAGTCATGTGTAATATATTGTCGCTTCATATGTGTGATGCACAAGGGCCTTGGAATCCAGATCAAATTGCTGAGTATCGTTTAAATTTTTCAGTTTTATTTGGTGTAATGAGGCAGAAACTCTATCAGGTACTTATTGGAAATTGTTCGCCAAAAAACTTTCAAGCCCTTTTTGATAGAGCAAGTATACGCGCTAAAGTTAAAATCCGACCAGGACAGCCGCGATAAGGTAGATAAGCCCAAACGCCATCATGTCTTTAGGAGAGTTTGCTAATGGAGGCTCTTAAGTTGACGCCATTGTCCGTTCAGCGGAGTGGCAAAATAAGGTAGACAAGATAAATCAATCCCGGTGTCAAGCACTGGGATGACAAGGTATAAACCTTATCGTCATGCCGCCGCGAACCGTCATACCGCGATTCATTCGCGGTATCTCTAGATCCCGCTAACAAGTAGCGGGATGACGGTTATCAGGCCAGCGCCCCTACGATGTCATCCCAGTGCTTGACACTGGGATCCAGGAATTTTATTAAGTTAGTAAGCATAAAAGTAGCCGTTTTATGTTAAAATACAACGTTTTGATGATTATGAAAAAGCTGGATTCCAGACTGGAATGACACCATTTGTTGTAAACTCACTTCTTCTTGATTTGTAGAACAATAAAACAGTAAACTAAAAGGGAACTTATTACTCAACAAAACAAGACTTAAAATTTTGTGCAATGCTATTGATTATAGCTAGATATGCATCTTTTCCAGGCTCTATGTCTGATCCAATAGGATCAAGAACTACCATTTTTGCGTCATTAGAAAGGGCGTTAGGCTTTATGCTATCTTCCTGTGAATGAGCAAATATACATTTAACGTTTTCTTCCTTCATTATCTTTTTTAGCTTCATTAAACTCTTCATACCTATGTAAGAATCCTCTTCTATAGAAAGAATAGCGCTTGGATGATTTAGACCGAAATATTTTTCAAAATATTGATAAGCATCATGAGTAACGATGTATTTTTGATTTTTAAAATCATTCAGTTCTTTCATGATTTCTTTTACTTCTTGGTCTATTTTTTTTATAGCTTTTGTTGCATTAGAACTGTATCGATGGGAATTTCCTTTATCTATGTCAGACAATGTTGCACTTATAGAAAGTATCATGCTCTTTGCATTTTCGGGACTCAGCCACATGTGTAAATCTTTTTCATCTTGAATGTGAGTGATTTTTCTAGAAAATGAATGTGGCCGAGTAGGAAGTAGGTTGATTGCCTTTGACAATTGCACTAGTTCTTTATTATTTTTGGCGAAAGTTTGAACAAACGTCTCTAAGTTATCGTCAACATAAAATATAACGTCACTTGATTCTAAATTACTCGCATCAGATGGCTTTAATATATAATTATGCGCAGATGTTGCATAGCCAAGCAATTCCGGTTCTAAAATCCCTTCTGTAACAGAAGCTACAAGTGAGTGGATAGGTTTGATTGTAGCTACAACTTTTAAATTGGATGAAAAGGCGATATTATAGTATAGTGTAAATGAAAGTAATAGAAACAAAGTCAGTAAATGTCTCATATAAACGTTGAGAAGAAGTTAAATTTTGTCAATAAATTAAATAATGTCAATAATCATGTTCTAAAAATAGAAAATCTTGCTCTCACATATGATGGTAAAAGAATCCTTGACAATATCAATATGTTCATGGAAAGAGGAGACGTAATTACAATACTTGGTCCAAATGGTGGAGGTAAAACCTCTTTAGTGAAAGCAATTGCTGGCATAAATAAAAGCTGTACCGGTAATATCGTATTTGCTGACAACATAAAAATTGGCTATATGCCGCAAAATTTTAGTATTAGTAATTTGATGCCAATAACAGTTGAATATTTCCTTTTAAATAGCTCCTTGAAAAGACTAAAGAAAAATCAATCCATTATTACAGAAACGATAGAGTTGGTTGGTATCGGTAACATTTTGAAGAATCAAGTGTTAGAAATTTCTGCAGGGCAAACACAATTATTGCTACTTGCACGTTGTTTAATTGCAGAGCCTGACTTGATCATTCTAGATGAGCCAGTTAGTGCAATGGATATTAACGCACGGGCTAAGTTCTATGATATTATAAGCAAAATAGCAAAAAACCGATTAGTGTCGATTCTTATGACTTCTCATGATCTTAACTCTGCTCTACCATCCTCAGATTACATAATTTGTATAAATAATACTGTCTACTGCCAAGGCAAGCCTGATGAGATTATGAAAAATAGAACCCTAAATGAAATATTTAGCAGTTACGCAGCGAAATGATTCAAAATATTTTGCGTCTTCTGCACATAACTACAGTGCTGACGCGTTACAATATATTACCTTATTTACTTCCACCATCAAAGAAATCAATAAATAAGATACAAGGCCATAAACTAAAGCGTGCTCTTGAAAAATTAGGTCCGGTGTTCATTAAGTTTGGGCAGTCTATCTCATCACGTACTGATGTTTTAAATGAGGATATAACAAATAACTTGTTATTGATATGTGATAGATTGCCATCATTTTCACATAAAATAGCAGTTAAAACTATAGAAAGTGAGTTTAATTGTAAATTGAGCGACATTTTTTCAAGCTTTTCTGAAAAGCCAATTGCAGCAGCATCGATTTCTCAGGTGCATAGAGCGGTTACAACTGAGGGTAAAGAAGTTGCTGTGAAGGTTTTAAGGCCAAATATTGAGAAAACATTCTCAAGGGATATAAAGATGCTTTCTTGGCTTGCGGAAATTGCAGAAAAATTTAGCGAACAATCAAAAAGGCTGAAGCCGATTGAATTAGTCAAAACTTTTGCTGAAATTTGCCGATTAGAGTTAGATCTACGTTTTGAAGCTGCTCACTCTTCGGAACTAAAGGAAAACACAAAAAATGACAGAGGTTTTTACGTACCTGAAGTAGATTGGAATAGAACTTCGAAAAAGGTTTTAACATTAGAATGGATAGAAGCAACGCCAATATACGAAGTTGAAAAACTGAATAATCATAAGCAAATAGCTATCAATCTTATAGAATCGTTTTGTAATCAGGTATACAGGGATTGTTTTTTTCATGCTGATATGCATCCTGGAAATCTAATGGTTGATAGTAATAACAATATTATTGCTCTGGATTGTGGAATCATGGGTAGAATAGATCGTGAAACATGCTATTACGTTATAGAGATACTCAAAGGCTTTTTAAATCGGGATTATGATCACGTTGCAAAAATGCACTTTAAAGCTGGTTACGTTTCATCACAGCATAGAAATTTTGTCACAGCTTGCAGGGCAATAGGTGAACCCATTATTGGGCAGCCTATACAGAAGATTTCATTTGCTAGTTTACTTGCTCAGCTATTAAAAATAACTGGTGATTTTGATATGAAAGTTCAAACACAATTGTTATTGCTGCAGAAAACTATGATTTTACTGGAAGGGACATGTAGAAAGATCTACCCAGAAATCAATATGTGGAAAGTAGTTGAAGCGTGGATAAGCAGTCAACATGAAAGTA
This window contains:
- the rpmG gene encoding 50S ribosomal protein L33, coding for MAKKNASLLVKLVSTAIKTTKTGEEKSTGYFYVKKRNPKKLTKKLEFRKYDPVVRRHVLFKEEKLK
- a CDS encoding helix-turn-helix domain-containing protein, which encodes MQNLQLSYPIIVELGDVKDTKLKLIKIIAQLISKKYTTQKKAANALKIDQPKVSQINRSKIEGFSLEYLLNLLIVLGQDINVRIKHNSKPA
- a CDS encoding zinc ABC transporter substrate-binding protein, producing the protein MRHLLTLFLLLSFTLYYNIAFSSNLKVVATIKPIHSLVASVTEGILEPELLGYATSAHNYILKPSDASNLESSDVIFYVDDNLETFVQTFAKNNKELVQLSKAINLLPTRPHSFSRKITHIQDEKDLHMWLSPENAKSMILSISATLSDIDKGNSHRYSSNATKAIKKIDQEVKEIMKELNDFKNQKYIVTHDAYQYFEKYFGLNHPSAILSIEEDSYIGMKSLMKLKKIMKEENVKCIFAHSQEDSIKPNALSNDAKMVVLDPIGSDIEPGKDAYLAIINSIAQNFKSCFVE
- a CDS encoding metal ABC transporter ATP-binding protein, giving the protein MSHINVEKKLNFVNKLNNVNNHVLKIENLALTYDGKRILDNINMFMERGDVITILGPNGGGKTSLVKAIAGINKSCTGNIVFADNIKIGYMPQNFSISNLMPITVEYFLLNSSLKRLKKNQSIITETIELVGIGNILKNQVLEISAGQTQLLLLARCLIAEPDLIILDEPVSAMDINARAKFYDIISKIAKNRLVSILMTSHDLNSALPSSDYIICINNTVYCQGKPDEIMKNRTLNEIFSSYAAK
- the ubiB gene encoding 2-polyprenylphenol 6-hydroxylase: MIQNILRLLHITTVLTRYNILPYLLPPSKKSINKIQGHKLKRALEKLGPVFIKFGQSISSRTDVLNEDITNNLLLICDRLPSFSHKIAVKTIESEFNCKLSDIFSSFSEKPIAAASISQVHRAVTTEGKEVAVKVLRPNIEKTFSRDIKMLSWLAEIAEKFSEQSKRLKPIELVKTFAEICRLELDLRFEAAHSSELKENTKNDRGFYVPEVDWNRTSKKVLTLEWIEATPIYEVEKLNNHKQIAINLIESFCNQVYRDCFFHADMHPGNLMVDSNNNIIALDCGIMGRIDRETCYYVIEILKGFLNRDYDHVAKMHFKAGYVSSQHRNFVTACRAIGEPIIGQPIQKISFASLLAQLLKITGDFDMKVQTQLLLLQKTMILLEGTCRKIYPEINMWKVVEAWISSQHESKIGYREKIRSSYPVKTIQGIFSLIEKLNLIADKKLENIQIKNKSNGKVYFLLWFVIIILIVKLLIS